The window GTTTGGTGCAGGAAGCTGTGCAAAACGCGATGAAGCATGCAGAGGCCAGTGAAGTCATGGTAAAGCTTGAATTCCAACGAGACTATCTGACTGTTATTGTTCGAGATAATGGAAAAGGCTTTGATATGGAGAAGAAAAAGCCAAATTCCTTTGGATTAATAGGTATGAAAGAAAGAGTTGAGCTCTTAGAAGGGGAGCTTTCATTTGATTCCAAAGTAGGCAAAGGAACCATGGTGATCATCCAAATCCCGATCACAGTGGAAACCGTCCTAAAGGAGTATACACTATAACAGGCTGAAAAAAGGGATGACTCGAAAGAGCTTTGCATATGAACAGGACAAGTGAAAGAATAGAGGGCTCAGCTGAATTTGATAGAGTTTGAGCTGGATGTTTTAGGGAGGCGGAGTAATTTGACAACCAAAATTGTGATTATTGACGATCATCAGTTATTTAGAGAAGGCGTAAAAAGGATTCTCGAGTTTGAAAAAACATTTCAAGTCGTAGCGGAAGGCAACGATGGCTGCGAGGCGCTTCAGCTTGTAGAGGAATACAATCCGGATGTTGTGCTGATGGATATTAATATGCCGGAAACGAACGGAATTGAAGCGACGCGTCAGCTAGTCGAGAAGTATCCAGATTCTAAGGTTATCATACTTTCCATTCATGATGATGAGAACTATGTCACACATGCGCTAAAAACAGGTGCATGCGGATATCTTTTAAAAGAAATGGATGCCGATGCTTTAATTGAAGCCGTCAAGGTAGTAGCGGCAGGCGGATCGTACTTACATCCTAAGGTTACCCATAATCTAGTGAATGAATTCAGACGTCTTGCTGCAGAGGAAGAAGGCGGGAATCATTATGTACTGCAAATGGAAGTACGCAGACCGCTTCATCTTCTCACACGCCGTGAATGTGAAGTCCTTCAGCTGTTAGCAGATGGAAAAAGTAACCGCGGTATCGGCGACGCCTTATATATCAGTGAAAAAACCGTGAAAAACCACGTAAGTAACATCCTGCAAAAAATGAACGTCAACGACCGTACACAAGCGGTAGTAGAAGCGATTAAAAAAGGCTGGGTGGAAGTCAGATAAGGTACTCTCTTTTGAGAGTACCTTTTTTTTGTGTGGCTCAGCTGATGGTAACAAGGGTTATGTCGGTGGGAAACCGTTCTCATGTTGTGACCTGTTACAACGCAAAGGGATTGCTGAATTAGTGTTATTGTTACAGATTGTAGCTAGTTCTATTTTTACCGTGTAATCTATTGAAAAACTATTGTTTTTTACAGAAAATGTAAAAGTGCGGATTTATATTAGAAAAGCGCGGATAAACAGCGAAAATCCGCGGATATGATGGCGGAAAGCGTGGATATCACCCCGGATACCGCGGATATGTTGACAGGAGTTAAATGGAACACTGCTTTTTTATCGAAAAATATCCGTTTATAAAGGAAATAAAGTAATAAATAAGTCCTTTGCACCTATTTTAAAAAAATAATTTCCTATTTCCGAAAAAAACGTGAATAATCTCAGGATTCCTTTACATAACCAGCTCAAATTGGTACATCTATAGTAAGAAACATCGTGAAGAGGTGATCAAAATGAATTCACTGGCCATTTTGACATATGAAGAGCTGTTAAAAACCTATTATTTGGCTGTCAATAAGGGGCTTGAGGAAGATTTTATTGAAATACTGCGCAATGAATTAGATAGACGTGCGGTTCGTTGCCAGGCGGACCAGAATACAAAGCATCCTCAATTGACTGGTGTTTAAGCACTTCCCATGACAGTCCCGTAACTTCTGGGGGTTTTTCTTTTTCAAGAGATCAAATTCGCCCGTCGAATTTGCGTCCGGATTACCTGAGCTCGCTAGGGTAAACTACCTTTAAAAAATCCGTGACATCCGCCGGAGGCTTAACTTCATTCAGCCGGGGTTTGAACCCCCACTGAATCGAAGTACCATTTGCATTCACCCCCCACTTGTAGAAGTGGAGGACTTCTGTACCTGTCGCAAGCTTTCGGTACAAAAAGCATTTGCTGAATGAAGTTAATAGTTGAATCCTCCTTTGCTTAAGGTAAAAATAACGCTGGCAAAACATGAATTCGAAGTCAACTTTAACTAATGCAATTTGAACTGTTTTCATATAAAATGGTATTTAGACAAATAGTAAAGGTTGAGAGGGTTTCCTGATCATTGGAGAATTCATACCGCTATAGGCTATGGAGCGTACCTGCCTGCAGTAAGCAC of the Bacillus tuaregi genome contains:
- a CDS encoding response regulator encodes the protein MTTKIVIIDDHQLFREGVKRILEFEKTFQVVAEGNDGCEALQLVEEYNPDVVLMDINMPETNGIEATRQLVEKYPDSKVIILSIHDDENYVTHALKTGACGYLLKEMDADALIEAVKVVAAGGSYLHPKVTHNLVNEFRRLAAEEEGGNHYVLQMEVRRPLHLLTRRECEVLQLLADGKSNRGIGDALYISEKTVKNHVSNILQKMNVNDRTQAVVEAIKKGWVEVR
- the sda gene encoding sporulation histidine kinase inhibitor Sda, giving the protein MNSLAILTYEELLKTYYLAVNKGLEEDFIEILRNELDRRAVRCQADQNTKHPQLTGV